In Ignavibacteria bacterium, one genomic interval encodes:
- a CDS encoding PTS sugar transporter subunit IIA, with the protein MKISDLLNQENVLLELEAKDKYEIIDALVDTVSKSSKVLDKDKVRNCVLEREKVLSTGVGKGFAVPHGKTDAVTEIVVAFAITKNPVDYEALDDQPVRLVFLIIGRDSLVSSHIKLLSRISRLMNNEDFRECLLDSKSVVEVIEHFRKEEANYFDIS; encoded by the coding sequence ATGAAAATCAGCGATTTACTTAACCAAGAAAATGTTTTGCTCGAATTAGAAGCAAAAGATAAATATGAAATAATTGATGCATTGGTCGATACTGTCTCGAAATCGAGTAAAGTGTTGGATAAAGATAAAGTCAGAAATTGTGTTCTCGAGCGTGAAAAAGTTCTCTCAACTGGTGTGGGAAAAGGCTTTGCCGTGCCACATGGAAAAACTGATGCCGTCACAGAGATTGTCGTTGCGTTTGCAATTACAAAAAATCCAGTTGATTACGAAGCTTTGGATGATCAACCTGTCCGCCTTGTGTTTCTGATAATTGGAAGGGATAGTTTAGTTAGTTCACATATAAAACTGTTGAGTAGAATTTCGCGCCTTATGAATAATGAAGATTTTCGTGAATGCCTGCTCGATTCTAAATCTGTTGTTGAAGTTATTGAACATTTTAGAAAAGAAGAAGCAAATTATTTTGATATATCCTGA